In the genome of Dryobates pubescens isolate bDryPub1 chromosome 18, bDryPub1.pri, whole genome shotgun sequence, one region contains:
- the LOC104297949 gene encoding SLAIN motif-containing protein-like isoform X2, whose protein sequence is MMVVPGNAPVIQQDHVLEPNLGRDSTEDSAMGPETETAAGEVTPELEEVRKLRELVRRLEIENQHPRTKGSRNVLGTNVQGEIHTGVDNHETALNGMEINNSINAITEKRELQIMADLHSQLSKMRKEDGENNCLKRDMDEPTQHTSAPQELPSTQCKVDENIKCSLRVDTSNGPELLGSLGTAGVDPLAHITEQKPSEKCGDGEGLSSRAELDEVKVLELESCHEDDDSWLYVSPRKPVVDPKPDSPLKWCRQVLDNPSPETEAACRTLLNRLDQGYLSMHSALSSQSSVDSELSTSDDSISMGYKLQDLTDVQVMARLQEESLRQDCASSSASVSRRSSSASLHSLRRGTYSDQEFDTYSLEDEDDYDCSLSYRSAHRYSPSPLSSPRCQSPSSATDYGRSSSSRIRPPRRSLQSPMQDRLKYANSEEEMRHSMPNLARTSLRALESVRSSRSLESDLQVPNSRIPRTQQRSAGLAPGKLRYSSGAGQPPLTVRQAMKAGSCPNSLLTPRQPVKACGYAAPAAGVRKAQAPSLGAGSSRSTTVGTGAKTTPVKARASLGGAAVPRSKPTPPSRRFLQSAQPTEDDSWKEGCY, encoded by the exons ATGATGGTGGTGCCTGGAAATGCTCCAGTCATCCAACAGGATCATGTTCTGGAGCCCAATTTAGGACGAGACTCCACAGAGGATTCTGCCATGGGCCCTGAGACAGAGACGGCAGCCGGGGAGGTCACCCCGGAGCTGGAGGAAGTGCGGAAGCTGCGGGAGCTGGTGAGGAGGTTGGAAATAGAGAACCAACACCCAAGAACCAAGGGTAGCAGGAATGTGCTCGGGACAAATGTGCAGGGGGAGATCCATACTGGTGTGGACAACCATGAGACTGCTCTGAATGGGATGGAAATTAATAACAGCATCAATGCCATCACGGAGAAACGAGAGCTGCAGATCATGGCAGATCTGCACAGCCAGTTGAGCAAGATGAggaaggaggatggagagaacAACTGCCTAAAAAGAGACATGGATGAGCCAACCCAACACACCAGTGCCCCCCAGGAATTGCCTTCTACCCAGTGCAAGGTGGATGAGAACATCAAGTGTTCCTTGCGTGTGGATACAAGTAAcggcccagagctgctgggcagcttgggcactgCAGGTGTGGATCCCTTGGCTCATATAACTGAACAAAAGCCCAGTGAGAAAtgtggagatggggaagggctTTCCAGTCGTGCAGAGCTGGATGAAGTGAAGGTGCTAGAACTTGAAAGCTGCCATGAAGACGACGACAGCTG GCTCTATGTGTCCCCAAGGAAACCTGTTGTAGATCCCAAACCAGACTCACCTTTGAAATGGTGCCGACAGGTGTTGGATAATCCCAGTCCTGAGAcagaagcagcctgcaggacCCTTCTGAACAGACTGGATCAAG GTTACCTGAGCATGCATTCAGCATTGAGCTCCCAGTCATCAGTGGACAGCGAGCTGAGCACATCTGATGACTCCATCTCCATGGGCTACAAGCTGCAGGACCTGACAGATGTCCAGGTTATGGCACGTCTTCAGGAAGAAA GCCTGCGCCAGGACTGTGCCTCCAGCTCCGCGTCGGTCTCGCGGCGCAGCTCCAGTGCCTCCCTCCACTCCCTGCGCAGAGGCACCTACAGTGACCAGGAGTTTGACACCTACAGCCTGGAGGATGAGGATGACTACGACTGCTCCCTGTCCTACCGCAGTGCCCACCGCTACTCGCCGTCCCCGCTCAGCTCGCCCCGCTGCCAGTCCCCTTCCTCCGCCACAGACTACGGCAGGTCCTCCTCATCCCGCATCCGACCCCCCAGGAGATCCCTCCAGAGCCCCATGCAGGACCGCCTCAAGTATGCCAACAGCGAAG AGGAGATGCGCCACAGCATGCCCAACCTGGCCAGGACCAGCCTGCGAGCCTTGGAGTCCGTGCGGAGCAGCCGCAGCTTGGAGTCCGACCTGCAGGTGCCCAACAGCCGAATTCCGAGAACCCAGCAGCGGTCAGCAG GTCTGGCTCCCGGTAAGCTCAGGTATTCCTCCGGCGCTGGGCAGCCCCCGCTGACGGTGCGCCAAGCCATGAAGGCAGGGTCCTGCCCGAACTCTCTGCTGACCCCACGGCAACCCGTGAAGGCCTGCGGCTACGCCGCTCCCGCCGCTGGAGTTCGCAAGGCACAGGCACCTTCCCTCGGCGCCGGCTCCTCCAGGAGCACCACCGTGGGCACTGGGGCAAAAACCACCCCTGTGAAAGCTCGTGCGTCCCTGGGAGGAGCGGCGGTGCCCAGGAGCAAGCCGACGCCACCCTCCAGGAG GTTTCTTCAGTCAGCTCAGCCCACCGAGGATGACTCCTGGAAGGAGGGGTGCTACTGA
- the LOC104297949 gene encoding SLAIN motif-containing protein-like isoform X1, with product MMVVPGNAPVIQQDHVLEPNLGRDSTEDSAMGPETETAAGEVTPELEEVRKLRELVRRLEIENQHPRTKGSRNVLGTNVQGEIHTGVDNHETALNGMEINNSINAITEKRELQIMADLHSQLSKMRKEDGENNCLKRDMDEPTQHTSAPQELPSTQCKVDENIKCSLRVDTSNGPELLGSLGTAGVDPLAHITEQKPSEKCGDGEGLSSRAELDEVKVLELESCHEDDDSWLYVSPRKPVVDPKPDSPLKWCRQVLDNPSPETEAACRTLLNRLDQASRWKNLYCSPLASPSAHNLSTEPGSSSNALNSPGHLKSTNKALLTCGSSGYLSMHSALSSQSSVDSELSTSDDSISMGYKLQDLTDVQVMARLQEESLRQDCASSSASVSRRSSSASLHSLRRGTYSDQEFDTYSLEDEDDYDCSLSYRSAHRYSPSPLSSPRCQSPSSATDYGRSSSSRIRPPRRSLQSPMQDRLKYANSEEEMRHSMPNLARTSLRALESVRSSRSLESDLQVPNSRIPRTQQRSAGLAPGKLRYSSGAGQPPLTVRQAMKAGSCPNSLLTPRQPVKACGYAAPAAGVRKAQAPSLGAGSSRSTTVGTGAKTTPVKARASLGGAAVPRSKPTPPSRRFLQSAQPTEDDSWKEGCY from the exons ATGATGGTGGTGCCTGGAAATGCTCCAGTCATCCAACAGGATCATGTTCTGGAGCCCAATTTAGGACGAGACTCCACAGAGGATTCTGCCATGGGCCCTGAGACAGAGACGGCAGCCGGGGAGGTCACCCCGGAGCTGGAGGAAGTGCGGAAGCTGCGGGAGCTGGTGAGGAGGTTGGAAATAGAGAACCAACACCCAAGAACCAAGGGTAGCAGGAATGTGCTCGGGACAAATGTGCAGGGGGAGATCCATACTGGTGTGGACAACCATGAGACTGCTCTGAATGGGATGGAAATTAATAACAGCATCAATGCCATCACGGAGAAACGAGAGCTGCAGATCATGGCAGATCTGCACAGCCAGTTGAGCAAGATGAggaaggaggatggagagaacAACTGCCTAAAAAGAGACATGGATGAGCCAACCCAACACACCAGTGCCCCCCAGGAATTGCCTTCTACCCAGTGCAAGGTGGATGAGAACATCAAGTGTTCCTTGCGTGTGGATACAAGTAAcggcccagagctgctgggcagcttgggcactgCAGGTGTGGATCCCTTGGCTCATATAACTGAACAAAAGCCCAGTGAGAAAtgtggagatggggaagggctTTCCAGTCGTGCAGAGCTGGATGAAGTGAAGGTGCTAGAACTTGAAAGCTGCCATGAAGACGACGACAGCTG GCTCTATGTGTCCCCAAGGAAACCTGTTGTAGATCCCAAACCAGACTCACCTTTGAAATGGTGCCGACAGGTGTTGGATAATCCCAGTCCTGAGAcagaagcagcctgcaggacCCTTCTGAACAGACTGGATCAAG CCAGTAGATGGAAAAACCTGTATTGCAGCCCGCTGGCCTCTCCAAGCGCACATAACTTGAGTacagagccaggctcctctAGCAATGCACTAAACTCTCCAGGCCATCTCAAATCGACTAACAAAGCACTACTAACCTGTGGCAGCTCAG GTTACCTGAGCATGCATTCAGCATTGAGCTCCCAGTCATCAGTGGACAGCGAGCTGAGCACATCTGATGACTCCATCTCCATGGGCTACAAGCTGCAGGACCTGACAGATGTCCAGGTTATGGCACGTCTTCAGGAAGAAA GCCTGCGCCAGGACTGTGCCTCCAGCTCCGCGTCGGTCTCGCGGCGCAGCTCCAGTGCCTCCCTCCACTCCCTGCGCAGAGGCACCTACAGTGACCAGGAGTTTGACACCTACAGCCTGGAGGATGAGGATGACTACGACTGCTCCCTGTCCTACCGCAGTGCCCACCGCTACTCGCCGTCCCCGCTCAGCTCGCCCCGCTGCCAGTCCCCTTCCTCCGCCACAGACTACGGCAGGTCCTCCTCATCCCGCATCCGACCCCCCAGGAGATCCCTCCAGAGCCCCATGCAGGACCGCCTCAAGTATGCCAACAGCGAAG AGGAGATGCGCCACAGCATGCCCAACCTGGCCAGGACCAGCCTGCGAGCCTTGGAGTCCGTGCGGAGCAGCCGCAGCTTGGAGTCCGACCTGCAGGTGCCCAACAGCCGAATTCCGAGAACCCAGCAGCGGTCAGCAG GTCTGGCTCCCGGTAAGCTCAGGTATTCCTCCGGCGCTGGGCAGCCCCCGCTGACGGTGCGCCAAGCCATGAAGGCAGGGTCCTGCCCGAACTCTCTGCTGACCCCACGGCAACCCGTGAAGGCCTGCGGCTACGCCGCTCCCGCCGCTGGAGTTCGCAAGGCACAGGCACCTTCCCTCGGCGCCGGCTCCTCCAGGAGCACCACCGTGGGCACTGGGGCAAAAACCACCCCTGTGAAAGCTCGTGCGTCCCTGGGAGGAGCGGCGGTGCCCAGGAGCAAGCCGACGCCACCCTCCAGGAG GTTTCTTCAGTCAGCTCAGCCCACCGAGGATGACTCCTGGAAGGAGGGGTGCTACTGA